In the genome of Coraliomargarita algicola, one region contains:
- a CDS encoding CopG family transcriptional regulator encodes MRKALSMSSKTTTPLTFDLQQDLLVRLKEIQLKTGARSLSEVVRYAVSNLDLSELEIANVSHRQISVRLSDELRQRLVRLSKQKKVSVGVLLRAALDSLPDELPGFSPETTMPKKKTTKKKVAAKKAARKVPAKKKAVKKKVAKKVVKKATKKAVKKVAKKTAVKKVAAKKAAKKTVAKKQAVKKKAAKKTAVKKRASKKAVKTVAPKVAQKAAKKKVAKKTAVKKRAVKKVAQKKAAKKVAKKTVKKAVKKVSVKKRAAKAAKAPSVQKTASKKVAKKASKKKSAKRKASKK; translated from the coding sequence ATGCGTAAGGCATTGAGTATGAGCAGTAAAACTACGACACCATTAACTTTTGATCTTCAGCAAGACTTACTAGTTAGGCTGAAAGAGATTCAATTAAAAACCGGAGCACGCTCCTTAAGCGAAGTTGTTCGTTATGCAGTTAGTAATTTGGATCTATCTGAATTGGAAATTGCTAACGTATCGCACCGCCAGATCTCTGTCCGTTTGTCGGATGAGCTGCGTCAACGACTGGTTCGGCTGAGCAAGCAAAAAAAAGTCAGCGTAGGTGTTTTGTTGAGGGCGGCGTTGGATTCTCTACCAGACGAACTTCCGGGGTTCAGTCCCGAAACTACTATGCCTAAGAAAAAAACAACAAAGAAGAAAGTTGCTGCCAAAAAGGCAGCTCGCAAAGTTCCAGCCAAGAAAAAGGCTGTTAAGAAGAAGGTCGCAAAGAAAGTGGTGAAAAAGGCTACTAAAAAAGCGGTGAAAAAGGTAGCCAAAAAGACTGCGGTGAAAAAGGTAGCCGCGAAGAAAGCTGCTAAGAAGACTGTCGCTAAGAAGCAGGCGGTTAAGAAAAAGGCCGCAAAGAAAACCGCGGTGAAGAAGCGGGCAAGTAAGAAGGCCGTGAAAACTGTCGCTCCTAAGGTGGCCCAGAAAGCTGCAAAGAAGAAAGTGGCTAAAAAAACGGCTGTCAAAAAGCGCGCGGTTAAGAAAGTCGCTCAGAAAAAGGCAGCCAAGAAAGTCGCCAAAAAGACAGTCAAAAAAGCAGTCAAAAAAGTGTCGGTAAAGAAGCGCGCAGCTAAGGCTGCGAAGGCCCCGTCCGTTCAAAAGACGGCTTCAAAAAAGGTGGCTAAGAAGGCTTCCAAGAAGAAGTCGGCTAAGCGAAAGGCTTCGAAGAAGTGA
- the secG gene encoding preprotein translocase subunit SecG produces MSTLLISLLTLVLLLISAFVILIVLMQRTSQSGGMGAALGGGAAESAFGSDTNNILTKGTVYGIIAFFLVALGLYLLYQAQAADAVAEVDMSTLISAKEEESVAETITEVVESAGVSEAVTADVAAAVDKVEGTSDAVVESVEAGAAEIEAQVQEAVESVDAAASDLQPATN; encoded by the coding sequence ATGAGCACATTACTCATCAGTCTTTTAACTCTCGTCCTTTTGCTGATTTCGGCATTTGTCATTTTAATCGTGCTGATGCAGCGCACCAGTCAGAGTGGCGGTATGGGAGCTGCGCTGGGTGGCGGAGCTGCGGAGTCTGCCTTCGGTTCGGATACAAACAATATTCTGACCAAGGGCACGGTTTATGGAATTATTGCTTTCTTCTTAGTCGCGCTGGGGCTTTATCTACTCTATCAGGCGCAGGCTGCGGATGCAGTTGCTGAGGTGGATATGAGCACGCTGATTTCTGCTAAGGAAGAGGAATCTGTAGCGGAAACAATTACCGAGGTGGTTGAATCTGCGGGTGTGTCGGAGGCTGTGACTGCTGATGTTGCTGCTGCGGTTGATAAGGTAGAGGGAACTTCGGACGCAGTTGTCGAGTCTGTAGAAGCGGGTGCTGCTGAGATTGAAGCTCAGGTCCAAGAGGCTGTCGAATCCGTCGATGCCGCTGCGAGTGATCTGCAGCCCGCCACGAATTAA
- a CDS encoding RluA family pseudouridine synthase, producing the protein MTEDSNQNEKTLLDWAARLCPDSPRKRLKEWIASGRFCLDGRVVTKAGLRLSDPGASLTLGTPEKSAVAWGHRKRIHPKLVLVYLDSDLAIVDKESGLLSVPTEKQGKISAIEVLANYLNDSRGEATRRSFFGSPDAVKPLPVHRLDQYTSGLLCVALNDTARQNLIKQLRSHDFLREDIAYGDGDAVEPQGTWTNYLQLDERGYNQQLVDGPADGATQAITHYQVEEVFERHHVSKLRIRLETGLKHQIRIQAVANGLPLVGDRIYHPSTQKAVAKKGAKLPYGFKRQALHAATIGIIHPVSGKKLKFQSKIPGDMQMLEERLRVGKL; encoded by the coding sequence ATGACAGAAGACTCTAACCAAAACGAAAAGACGCTCCTTGATTGGGCGGCGCGGCTATGCCCTGATTCCCCACGTAAGCGACTGAAGGAGTGGATCGCGTCGGGGCGCTTCTGCTTGGACGGGCGTGTTGTGACGAAGGCGGGGCTGCGTTTGTCAGATCCGGGCGCTTCCTTGACGCTCGGCACGCCAGAAAAGTCGGCCGTGGCCTGGGGGCACCGCAAGCGGATTCATCCAAAGCTGGTCTTGGTTTACCTCGATAGCGATTTGGCGATTGTGGATAAGGAGTCGGGCTTGCTTTCGGTTCCGACGGAGAAGCAGGGGAAGATTTCGGCCATTGAGGTCTTGGCCAACTATTTGAATGATTCACGTGGTGAGGCCACGCGACGCAGTTTCTTTGGTTCGCCCGACGCAGTGAAGCCACTTCCGGTCCATCGTTTGGATCAATATACCAGTGGTCTCTTGTGCGTGGCGCTGAATGATACTGCGAGACAGAATCTGATTAAGCAGCTGCGGAGTCATGATTTTCTGCGTGAGGACATTGCCTATGGCGATGGGGATGCAGTCGAGCCGCAGGGCACTTGGACGAATTACTTGCAGTTGGATGAGCGTGGTTATAATCAGCAACTGGTTGACGGGCCCGCGGATGGGGCGACTCAGGCGATTACACACTATCAGGTGGAAGAGGTTTTTGAGCGTCACCATGTTTCCAAGCTACGCATTCGCTTAGAGACGGGGTTGAAGCATCAGATTCGCATTCAAGCCGTTGCCAATGGACTACCACTGGTGGGGGATCGTATTTATCACCCGAGCACGCAGAAGGCGGTGGCAAAGAAGGGGGCGAAGCTTCCTTATGGTTTTAAACGACAGGCGCTACACGCTGCGACGATTGGTATTATACATCCGGTTAGTGGCAAGAAGCTTAAGTTTCAGTCTAAAATTCCCGGCGATATGCAGATGCTAGAGGAGCGTTTACGTGTGGGGAAGCTCTAG
- a CDS encoding outer membrane beta-barrel protein, whose protein sequence is MKNKIAIASAFVAASSFSTAEIVVNDFLSFEGFVDMSYTHTDSEFAGDEGNENSFAIDQVEISWLFDFDTVTAQIDFDYEDNDDSTTEVEQAFVTYHMDGGSAVTAGRYASMLGFEAFEPTGLYQYSFGYDMLIGDTSVLPGYAQGVKYTHESDTTFFGLSLQDEAYDNGSDAFGGNPDSTYAVEAAGSVILAEGLTGFLGGVYENGDDVDNYAINAYVTFETGAWIFAAEVNYGDLESGATLGAIGVETAIDAGFGTSANTFAANEEVLQFLLMANFAYSDQASITGRFTYTDHEADLDVAGTAVDLEADAMKFTLAHGYAFTDNLFLVTEVSYVDGEFDTDNAAFAGDDFDGLQGAVELIFSF, encoded by the coding sequence ATGAAAAACAAAATTGCTATCGCATCTGCATTTGTTGCAGCTTCTAGCTTTTCGACTGCGGAAATCGTTGTAAACGACTTCCTTTCTTTCGAAGGCTTCGTAGATATGTCTTACACTCACACTGACAGCGAGTTCGCTGGTGATGAGGGTAACGAAAACAGCTTCGCAATCGATCAGGTTGAGATCAGCTGGTTGTTCGATTTCGACACTGTTACAGCTCAAATTGACTTCGATTACGAAGACAATGATGATTCCACAACAGAAGTTGAGCAAGCGTTCGTTACATACCACATGGATGGTGGCAGCGCAGTGACTGCAGGTCGTTACGCTTCTATGCTCGGTTTCGAAGCATTTGAGCCAACTGGTTTGTATCAGTATTCCTTCGGATACGATATGTTGATCGGTGATACATCTGTGCTTCCTGGCTATGCACAAGGTGTTAAATACACACACGAATCAGACACTACATTCTTCGGTCTTTCTCTTCAAGACGAAGCTTACGACAACGGTAGCGACGCATTCGGTGGTAACCCCGATTCGACATACGCTGTTGAAGCTGCTGGTTCTGTGATCCTCGCTGAAGGCCTCACTGGTTTCTTGGGTGGTGTATACGAGAATGGTGATGACGTAGACAACTACGCAATCAACGCATACGTTACTTTCGAAACAGGTGCTTGGATCTTCGCTGCTGAAGTCAACTACGGTGACTTGGAGTCGGGTGCTACATTGGGTGCAATCGGTGTTGAAACAGCTATCGACGCTGGCTTCGGTACTTCTGCAAATACTTTTGCAGCTAACGAAGAAGTGCTTCAATTCCTCTTGATGGCTAACTTCGCTTACAGCGATCAAGCATCTATCACAGGTCGTTTCACATACACAGATCATGAAGCTGACCTCGATGTTGCTGGCACAGCAGTCGATCTTGAAGCTGATGCAATGAAGTTCACATTGGCTCACGGTTATGCTTTCACAGATAACCTCTTCCTTGTGACTGAAGTTAGCTATGTTGACGGTGAGTTCGACACAGACAACGCTGCTTTCGCAGGTGATGACTTCGACGGCCTTCAAGGTGCAGTTGAGCTTATCTTCTCCTTCTAA
- a CDS encoding DUF423 domain-containing protein, with translation MSTQRTFILLAGLFALTAVILGAFGAHALQSRLESADTQATWDTAVNYQMWHALALLTLANYTLSGRTFKVALYCLSLGIPLFSGSLYWLALDGPRWLGPITPLGGLLFIIGWASVTLAAFKMRNE, from the coding sequence ATGAGCACTCAGCGTACATTTATACTACTCGCCGGCCTATTTGCCCTGACCGCCGTCATACTAGGAGCCTTCGGCGCCCACGCCCTGCAAAGTCGACTGGAATCCGCTGACACACAAGCCACCTGGGACACGGCGGTGAACTATCAAATGTGGCACGCACTGGCTCTCCTCACCTTAGCCAACTATACGCTCTCGGGACGCACCTTTAAGGTCGCCCTCTACTGCCTAAGCCTGGGCATCCCACTCTTTTCAGGCTCACTTTACTGGCTAGCACTCGACGGCCCTCGCTGGCTGGGGCCCATCACACCGCTCGGCGGCCTGCTATTTATAATTGGCTGGGCTAGCGTCACCCTAGCCGCATTCAAAATGAGAAATGAATAA
- the tal gene encoding transaldolase, with protein MSNTLDSLKELTTVVADTGDFETLAAYTPQDATTNPSLILKALQKAEYASVLDDAIESTKESTATGEERIDLVIDHLLVGFGLKILEIVPGRVSTEVDARLSFDTEATVAKARELIALYEAAGIQRERVLIKIASTWEGIRAAEILQKEGIRCNMTLLFSLAQAVACAEAGAQLISPFVGRILDWYKANTDTSYDRSNDPGILSVKEIYTYYKKFGYETEVMGASFRNLGEILELAGCDLLTISPNLLEELQGMDEAVERKLDAQSAKSADIERLDVSEKSFRWLMNEDAMATEKLSQGIRVFGQDMVKVREIVANKL; from the coding sequence ATGTCAAACACACTCGATTCCCTCAAAGAACTCACCACTGTAGTCGCAGATACTGGCGACTTTGAAACACTCGCAGCCTATACGCCACAGGATGCGACCACAAATCCGTCGCTCATCCTCAAAGCACTGCAAAAAGCGGAATATGCCAGCGTTTTAGACGACGCCATCGAGTCCACAAAGGAATCCACAGCAACTGGCGAAGAACGTATCGACCTCGTCATCGACCACCTACTGGTCGGCTTCGGCCTCAAGATTCTAGAGATCGTGCCAGGGCGTGTTTCGACCGAAGTCGATGCCCGCCTGTCTTTCGACACAGAAGCCACCGTAGCCAAAGCACGCGAATTGATCGCTCTTTACGAAGCCGCAGGCATCCAGCGCGAGCGCGTGCTGATCAAAATCGCATCCACTTGGGAAGGCATACGCGCTGCTGAAATACTACAGAAAGAAGGCATACGCTGTAACATGACACTCCTCTTTTCGCTCGCCCAAGCCGTGGCCTGCGCCGAAGCGGGCGCACAACTCATCTCCCCCTTTGTCGGACGCATCCTAGACTGGTATAAAGCCAACACCGACACCAGCTACGACCGCTCCAACGACCCTGGCATTCTAAGCGTCAAGGAAATCTACACCTATTACAAGAAGTTCGGATATGAAACCGAAGTTATGGGAGCCAGCTTCCGCAACCTCGGCGAGATCTTGGAACTGGCAGGCTGCGACCTACTCACGATCAGCCCGAACCTACTGGAAGAGCTACAAGGAATGGACGAAGCCGTCGAACGCAAACTAGACGCTCAAAGCGCCAAGAGTGCCGACATCGAGCGCCTGGACGTAAGCGAGAAATCCTTCCGTTGGCTCATGAACGAAGACGCCATGGCGACCGAAAAGCTCTCGCAAGGCATCCGCGTATTCGGTCAGGACATGGTCAAAGTGCGCGAAATCGTAGCGAATAAACTGTAG